Proteins from a single region of Electrophorus electricus isolate fEleEle1 chromosome 5, fEleEle1.pri, whole genome shotgun sequence:
- the relch gene encoding RAB11-binding protein RELCH homolog isoform X2 translates to MAAGSVNPFNTSDSDEEAERRREPSPSAEPHGASLAPFSSQTDAEPRALSLPGTRASPGGDGVPTETRVSVDAVAAQLLRDQYILTALELHTELLEAGRELPRLRDYFSNPGNFERQSGTPPACKDPGAVALNRTGSISTLDSLDFTRYSDDGNRESDERVAVLEFELRKAKETIQALRTNLTQATECEIPSQERKNYKSSPEIQEPIRPLEKRALNFLVNEYLLKNEYKLSSITFSDENDDQDFELWDDVGLNTPKPPDLLQLYRNCGSSQLSPREMADVAVGMDTSDLTKDFITQEPVQRIETIQEQEIIQELEYQISLLNSEKQSLAEQITQLQSKIEGMQRSVSVSVVTPAGCRSSDPGLPCESPVDNGQYLDIRRPTEVDTGSDTTQTARLPPAAPPAAGLDSENSTQCLNMFKSPSQHGRGAVRFDQPNRKLSPAFHQALLSFCHTSADSRLGSEVSCIADSEESVMLMLGRCLPHIVPNVLLAKREELIPLILCTACLHPEPKERDQLLHILFNLIKRPDDDQRQMILTGCVAFARHVGPTRVEAELLPQCWEQINHKYPERRLLVAESCGALAPYLPKEIRSSLVLSMLQQMLAEDKVDLVREAVVRSLGIIMGYIDDPDKYSQGFELMLLSLSDLSERVVSATHQVFIPAFAAWTTELGNLQSHLIPSLLTRIERLLQGEHGLDEHKLHMFLSALQSLIPPLFAVVLQNAPFTGRARLANEVTPIEVTRFPRPASPLQDVSTLVGGREQLAALLHLYEHQLQHEGTAGWDRLLWVVNQLLPRLIEIVGGINVSSSTCVHEFSRFFWRLCRTFGKTFTNTKVKPQFQEILRLSEENVDATAGNGVLTKATVPIYATGVLTCYNQEEDRKLLIAFLEDVMTTLSLSHAPLDSLKASFVELGANPAYHELLLTVLWFGVVHTSALVRCTAARMFELILRGMNEALIDKRVAPALITLCSGPEFSVRISTIPAFGTIMETVTQRELLERVKMQLASFLEDPQYQDQHSLHMEIIKTFGRVGPNAEPRFRDEFVLPHLHKLAMVNNMQTVEQKRMDVASQLFEAYSALSCCFISEEVMLNHFLPGLRCLRSDMEHLSPEHEVILSSMVKECELKVESRAMGEPPGRFLTLPCRCAGHWYRTLAIQLLTPGQYRKMVVELKQDCVD, encoded by the exons ATGGCGGCGGGCAGCGTCAACCCGTTCAACACCAGCGACTCGGACGAGGAAGCGGAGCGGAGGCGCGAGCCCAGCCCGAGCGCTGAGCCGCACGGCGCGAGCCTTGCACCGTTCTCCTCGCAGACGGACGCTGAGCCGCGCGCCCTGTCGCTCCCCGGCACCCGCGCGAGCCCCGGCGGGGACGGGGTCCCGACAGAGACGCGCGTGTCGGTGGACGCGGTGGCCGCTCAGCTGCTCCGGGATCAGTACATCCTCACGGCCCTGGAGCTGCACACCGAGCTGCTCGAGGCCGGCCGGGAGCTCCCCCGGCTGCGGGACTACTTCTCTAACCCGGGCAACTTCGAGAGGCAGAGCGGAACTCCGCCCGCCTGCAAAGACCCCGGAGCCGTAGCGCTGA ATCGTACGGGCAGCATCAGCACACTGGACTCTCTGGACTTCACACGCTACTCAGACGACGGGAACCGGGAGTCGGACGAGCGGGTTGCAG TTCTGGAATTTGAACTACGGAAAGCCAAGGAGACCATTCAGGCTCTACGCACCAACCTGACTCAGGCTACAG aatgtGAAATCCCTTCCCAAGAGCGTAAAAACTACAAATCCAGTCCTGAAATTCAG GAGCCCATCCGCCCTTTGGAGAAAAGAGCCTTAAATTTTTTAGTGAATgaatatttgttaaaaaatgaatacaaactATCGTCCATCACTTTCTCTGATGAAAACGATGATCAG gattTTGAACTGTGGGATGACGTGGGTCTGAACACCCCAAAGCCTCCAGATCTCCTGCAGCTCTACCGCAACTGTGGCAGCAGCCAGCTGTCCCCCCGGGAGATGGCAGACGTGGCTGTGGGCATGGACACTAGCGACCTGACCAAGGACTTTATTACCCAGGAGCCTGTGCAAAGGATAGAGACCATCCAG gagCAGGAGATCATACAGGAACTGGAATACCAGATCAGTCTTCTGAACAGTGAGAAACAGAGTCTGGCTGAACAGATAACGCAGCTCCAGAG TAAGATTGAGGGGATGCAGAGGAGTGTGTCCGTTTCTGTGGTAACCCCTGCGGGGTGCCGGTCGTCAGATCCGGGTCTCCCGTGTGAGAGTCCTGTGGATAACGGCCAGTACCTGGACATTCGCCGGCCGACGGAGGTGGATACAGGCTCCGACACCACCCAGACCGCTAGATTGCCAcctgctgcaccacctgccGCAGGGTTGGACTCGGAAAACTCCACCCAGTGCCTCAACATGTTTAAAAGCCCCAGCCAGCACGGCAGGGGGGCGGTGCGGTTTGACCAGCCTAACAG GAAGCTGTCCCCGGCCTTCCACCAAGCACTGCTGTCCTTCTGTCACACGTCCGCGGACAGCCGTCTCGGTTCAGAG GTGTCGTGTATTGCTgacagtgaggagagtgtgATGTTGATGTTGGGTCGCTGTCTGCCTCACATCGTACCAAACGTCCTGCTGGCCAAGCGCGAG gagctCATTCCTCTCATCCTGTGTACGGCGTGTCTCCACCCAGAGCCCAAGGAGAGAGATCAGCTTCTCCACATCCTCTTCAACCTAATCAAGAGGCCAGATGATgaccagag GCAGATGATTCTGACTGGCTGTGTGGCCTTCGCACGCCACGTGGGGCCCACACGGGTTGAGGCAGAGCTTCTGCCGCAGTGCTGGGAACAG ATAAATCATAAGTACCCGGAGAGGAGGCTGTTGGTAGCAGAATCCTGTGGCGCTCTGGCCCCATATCTgcct aaggaGATCCGTAGCTCCCTGGTTCTATCCATGCTACAGCAGATGTTGGCAGAGGACAAAGTGGACTTGGTGCGGGAGGCCGTGGTCCGAAGTCTGGGCATCATCATGGGCTACATTGATGACCCTGATAAATACTCCcag ggctttGAACTAATGCTGCTGTCGCTAAGCGACCTGTCTGAGCGGGTGGTCAGTGCTACACACCAGGTGTTCATCCCTGCGTTCGCAGCCTGGACCACAGAACTGGGCAATCTGCAGTCTCACCTCATCCCCTCTCTACTCACGCGCATAGAGAGACTACTGCAG GGTGAACATGGTTTGGATGAACATAAACTGCACATGTTCCTGTCTGCACTGCAGTCTCTGATCCCACCCCTGTTTGCCGTGGTGCTCCAGAACGCCCCGTTCACCGGCCGCGCCCGACTGGCCAATGAAGTCACTCCGATCGAGG TGACGCGGTTCCCACGCCCAGCCTCTCCCCTCCAGGATGTGTCCACCCTGGTGGGCGGCAGGGAGCAGTTGGCTGCGCTGCTGCATCTGTACGAACACCAGCTCCAGCACGAGGGTACTGCAGGGTGGGACAGACTCCTGTGGGTGGTCAACCAGCT TCTCCCTCGTCTCATAGAGATAGTGGGCGGGATCAacgtctcctcctccacctgtgtGCACGAGTTCTCACGCTTCTTCTGGAGGCTGTGCCGGACGTTTGGCAAAACCTTCACCAACACCAAG GTAAAGCCCCAGTTCCAGGAAATCTTGCGGCTGTCCGAGGAGAACGTGG ATGCCACTGCTGGTAACGGTGTTTTGACCAAGGCTACAGTTCCCATCTATGCAACAGGAGTCCTGACCTGCTACAACCAG GAAGAAGATCGTAAGCTGTTGATTGCTTTCTTGGAGGACGTTATgaccactctgtctctctctcacgctcctcTGGACAGTCTGAAGGCTTCGTTTGTGGAGCTGGG ggccAACCCCGCGTACCATGAGCTGCTGCTGACAGTTCTGTGGTTCGGGGTGGTCCACACCTCGGCTCTGGTCCGCTGCACAGCCGCTCGCATGTTCGAG CTGATCCTTCGAGGCATGAATGAGGCCTTAATTGACAAGCGAGTTGCCCCAGCCCTAATTACCTTGTGCAGTGGTCCTGAATT TTCTGTGAGGATCTCCACGATCCCAGCATTCGGGACCATTATGGAGACTGTAACGCAGCGAGAG ttgCTGGAGCGGGTTAAGATGCAGCTGGCCTCTTTTCTGGAGGACCCACAGTATCAGGACCAGCACTCATTACACATGGAGATTATAAAAACGTTTGGGAGGGTGGGACCCAACGCCGAGCCCAGGTTCAGAGATGAGT TTGTTCTTCCTCACCTACACAAGCTGGCCATGGTCAACAACATGCAGACAGTAGAGCAGAAGCGCATGGATGTGGCCAGCCAGCTGTTTGAAGCCTACAGCGCCCTGTCCTGCTGCT
- the relch gene encoding RAB11-binding protein RELCH homolog isoform X10, producing the protein MAAGSVNPFNTSDSDEEAERRREPSPSAEPHGASLAPFSSQTDAEPRALSLPGTRASPGGDGVPTETRVSVDAVAAQLLRDQYILTALELHTELLEAGRELPRLRDYFSNPGNFERQSGTPPACKDPGAVALTAQGQDKKRRKNDVHVFDRTGSISTLDSLDFTRYSDDGNRESDERVAVLEFELRKAKETIQALRTNLTQATECEIPSQERKNYKSSPEIQEPIRPLEKRALNFLVNEYLLKNEYKLSSITFSDENDDQDFELWDDVGLNTPKPPDLLQLYRNCGSSQLSPREMADVAVGMDTSDLTKDFITQEPVQRIETIQEQEIIQELEYQISLLNSEKQSLAEQITQLQSKIEGMQRSVSVSVVTPAGCRSSDPGLPCESPVDNGQYLDIRRPTEVDTGSDTTQTARLPPAAPPAAGLDSENSTQCLNMFKSPSQHGRGAVRFDQPNRKLSPAFHQALLSFCHTSADSRLGSEVSCIADSEESVMLMLGRCLPHIVPNVLLAKREELIPLILCTACLHPEPKERDQLLHILFNLIKRPDDDQRQMILTGCVAFARHVGPTRVEAELLPQCWEQINHKYPERRLLVAESCGALAPYLPKEIRSSLVLSMLQQMLAEDKVDLVREAVVRSLGIIMGYIDDPDKYSQGFELMLLSLSDLSERVVSATHQVFIPAFAAWTTELGNLQSHLIPSLLTRIERLLQGEHGLDEHKLHMFLSALQSLIPPLFAVVLQNAPFTGRARLANEVTPIEVTRFPRPASPLQDVSTLVGGREQLAALLHLYEHQLQHEGTAGWDRLLWVVNQLLPRLIEIVGGINVSSSTCVHEFSRFFWRLCRTFGKTFTNTKVKPQFQEILRLSEENVDATAGNGVLTKATVPIYATGVLTCYNQEEDRKLLIAFLEDVMTTLSLSHAPLDSLKASFVELGANPAYHELLLTVLWFGVVHTSALVRCTAARMFELLVKGVNETLVAQRVVPALITLSSDPEISVRISTIPAFGTIMETVTQRELLERVKMQLASFLEDPQYQDQHSLHMEIIKTFGRVGPNAEPRFRDEFVLPHLHKLAMVNNMQTVEQKRMDVASQLFEAYSALSCCFISEEVMLNHFLPGLRCLRSDMEHLSPEHEVILSSMVKECELKVESRAMGEPPGSMSIAASLVGEDAKTKFLSKMGQLTTSGAMLANVFQRKK; encoded by the exons ATGGCGGCGGGCAGCGTCAACCCGTTCAACACCAGCGACTCGGACGAGGAAGCGGAGCGGAGGCGCGAGCCCAGCCCGAGCGCTGAGCCGCACGGCGCGAGCCTTGCACCGTTCTCCTCGCAGACGGACGCTGAGCCGCGCGCCCTGTCGCTCCCCGGCACCCGCGCGAGCCCCGGCGGGGACGGGGTCCCGACAGAGACGCGCGTGTCGGTGGACGCGGTGGCCGCTCAGCTGCTCCGGGATCAGTACATCCTCACGGCCCTGGAGCTGCACACCGAGCTGCTCGAGGCCGGCCGGGAGCTCCCCCGGCTGCGGGACTACTTCTCTAACCCGGGCAACTTCGAGAGGCAGAGCGGAACTCCGCCCGCCTGCAAAGACCCCGGAGCCGTAGCGCTGA CTGCGCAGGGCCAAgataaaaagagaagaaagaacgATGTTCATGTATTCG ATCGTACGGGCAGCATCAGCACACTGGACTCTCTGGACTTCACACGCTACTCAGACGACGGGAACCGGGAGTCGGACGAGCGGGTTGCAG TTCTGGAATTTGAACTACGGAAAGCCAAGGAGACCATTCAGGCTCTACGCACCAACCTGACTCAGGCTACAG aatgtGAAATCCCTTCCCAAGAGCGTAAAAACTACAAATCCAGTCCTGAAATTCAG GAGCCCATCCGCCCTTTGGAGAAAAGAGCCTTAAATTTTTTAGTGAATgaatatttgttaaaaaatgaatacaaactATCGTCCATCACTTTCTCTGATGAAAACGATGATCAG gattTTGAACTGTGGGATGACGTGGGTCTGAACACCCCAAAGCCTCCAGATCTCCTGCAGCTCTACCGCAACTGTGGCAGCAGCCAGCTGTCCCCCCGGGAGATGGCAGACGTGGCTGTGGGCATGGACACTAGCGACCTGACCAAGGACTTTATTACCCAGGAGCCTGTGCAAAGGATAGAGACCATCCAG gagCAGGAGATCATACAGGAACTGGAATACCAGATCAGTCTTCTGAACAGTGAGAAACAGAGTCTGGCTGAACAGATAACGCAGCTCCAGAG TAAGATTGAGGGGATGCAGAGGAGTGTGTCCGTTTCTGTGGTAACCCCTGCGGGGTGCCGGTCGTCAGATCCGGGTCTCCCGTGTGAGAGTCCTGTGGATAACGGCCAGTACCTGGACATTCGCCGGCCGACGGAGGTGGATACAGGCTCCGACACCACCCAGACCGCTAGATTGCCAcctgctgcaccacctgccGCAGGGTTGGACTCGGAAAACTCCACCCAGTGCCTCAACATGTTTAAAAGCCCCAGCCAGCACGGCAGGGGGGCGGTGCGGTTTGACCAGCCTAACAG GAAGCTGTCCCCGGCCTTCCACCAAGCACTGCTGTCCTTCTGTCACACGTCCGCGGACAGCCGTCTCGGTTCAGAG GTGTCGTGTATTGCTgacagtgaggagagtgtgATGTTGATGTTGGGTCGCTGTCTGCCTCACATCGTACCAAACGTCCTGCTGGCCAAGCGCGAG gagctCATTCCTCTCATCCTGTGTACGGCGTGTCTCCACCCAGAGCCCAAGGAGAGAGATCAGCTTCTCCACATCCTCTTCAACCTAATCAAGAGGCCAGATGATgaccagag GCAGATGATTCTGACTGGCTGTGTGGCCTTCGCACGCCACGTGGGGCCCACACGGGTTGAGGCAGAGCTTCTGCCGCAGTGCTGGGAACAG ATAAATCATAAGTACCCGGAGAGGAGGCTGTTGGTAGCAGAATCCTGTGGCGCTCTGGCCCCATATCTgcct aaggaGATCCGTAGCTCCCTGGTTCTATCCATGCTACAGCAGATGTTGGCAGAGGACAAAGTGGACTTGGTGCGGGAGGCCGTGGTCCGAAGTCTGGGCATCATCATGGGCTACATTGATGACCCTGATAAATACTCCcag ggctttGAACTAATGCTGCTGTCGCTAAGCGACCTGTCTGAGCGGGTGGTCAGTGCTACACACCAGGTGTTCATCCCTGCGTTCGCAGCCTGGACCACAGAACTGGGCAATCTGCAGTCTCACCTCATCCCCTCTCTACTCACGCGCATAGAGAGACTACTGCAG GGTGAACATGGTTTGGATGAACATAAACTGCACATGTTCCTGTCTGCACTGCAGTCTCTGATCCCACCCCTGTTTGCCGTGGTGCTCCAGAACGCCCCGTTCACCGGCCGCGCCCGACTGGCCAATGAAGTCACTCCGATCGAGG TGACGCGGTTCCCACGCCCAGCCTCTCCCCTCCAGGATGTGTCCACCCTGGTGGGCGGCAGGGAGCAGTTGGCTGCGCTGCTGCATCTGTACGAACACCAGCTCCAGCACGAGGGTACTGCAGGGTGGGACAGACTCCTGTGGGTGGTCAACCAGCT TCTCCCTCGTCTCATAGAGATAGTGGGCGGGATCAacgtctcctcctccacctgtgtGCACGAGTTCTCACGCTTCTTCTGGAGGCTGTGCCGGACGTTTGGCAAAACCTTCACCAACACCAAG GTAAAGCCCCAGTTCCAGGAAATCTTGCGGCTGTCCGAGGAGAACGTGG ATGCCACTGCTGGTAACGGTGTTTTGACCAAGGCTACAGTTCCCATCTATGCAACAGGAGTCCTGACCTGCTACAACCAG GAAGAAGATCGTAAGCTGTTGATTGCTTTCTTGGAGGACGTTATgaccactctgtctctctctcacgctcctcTGGACAGTCTGAAGGCTTCGTTTGTGGAGCTGGG ggccAACCCCGCGTACCATGAGCTGCTGCTGACAGTTCTGTGGTTCGGGGTGGTCCACACCTCGGCTCTGGTCCGCTGCACAGCCGCTCGCATGTTCGAG CTGTTGGTGAAAGGGGTGAATGAAACTCTAGTAGCTCAGAGAGTCGTTCCAGCTCTTATCACACTCTCCAGTGATCCTGAAAT TTCTGTGAGGATCTCCACGATCCCAGCATTCGGGACCATTATGGAGACTGTAACGCAGCGAGAG ttgCTGGAGCGGGTTAAGATGCAGCTGGCCTCTTTTCTGGAGGACCCACAGTATCAGGACCAGCACTCATTACACATGGAGATTATAAAAACGTTTGGGAGGGTGGGACCCAACGCCGAGCCCAGGTTCAGAGATGAGT TTGTTCTTCCTCACCTACACAAGCTGGCCATGGTCAACAACATGCAGACAGTAGAGCAGAAGCGCATGGATGTGGCCAGCCAGCTGTTTGAAGCCTACAGCGCCCTGTCCTGCTGCT
- the relch gene encoding RAB11-binding protein RELCH homolog isoform X3: MAAGSVNPFNTSDSDEEAERRREPSPSAEPHGASLAPFSSQTDAEPRALSLPGTRASPGGDGVPTETRVSVDAVAAQLLRDQYILTALELHTELLEAGRELPRLRDYFSNPGNFERQSGTPPACKDPGAVALNRTGSISTLDSLDFTRYSDDGNRESDERVAVLEFELRKAKETIQALRTNLTQATECEIPSQERKNYKSSPEIQEPIRPLEKRALNFLVNEYLLKNEYKLSSITFSDENDDQDFELWDDVGLNTPKPPDLLQLYRNCGSSQLSPREMADVAVGMDTSDLTKDFITQEPVQRIETIQEQEIIQELEYQISLLNSEKQSLAEQITQLQSKIEGMQRSVSVSVVTPAGCRSSDPGLPCESPVDNGQYLDIRRPTEVDTGSDTTQTARLPPAAPPAAGLDSENSTQCLNMFKSPSQHGRGAVRFDQPNRKLSPAFHQALLSFCHTSADSRLGSEVSCIADSEESVMLMLGRCLPHIVPNVLLAKREELIPLILCTACLHPEPKERDQLLHILFNLIKRPDDDQRQMILTGCVAFARHVGPTRVEAELLPQCWEQINHKYPERRLLVAESCGALAPYLPKEIRSSLVLSMLQQMLAEDKVDLVREAVVRSLGIIMGYIDDPDKYSQGFELMLLSLSDLSERVVSATHQVFIPAFAAWTTELGNLQSHLIPSLLTRIERLLQGEHGLDEHKLHMFLSALQSLIPPLFAVVLQNAPFTGRARLANEVTPIEVTRFPRPASPLQDVSTLVGGREQLAALLHLYEHQLQHEGTAGWDRLLWVVNQLLPRLIEIVGGINVSSSTCVHEFSRFFWRLCRTFGKTFTNTKVKPQFQEILRLSEENVDATAGNGVLTKATVPIYATGVLTCYNQEEDRKLLIAFLEDVMTTLSLSHAPLDSLKASFVELGANPAYHELLLTVLWFGVVHTSALVRCTAARMFELLVKGVNETLVAQRVVPALITLSSDPEISVRISTIPAFGTIMETVTQRELLERVKMQLASFLEDPQYQDQHSLHMEIIKTFGRVGPNAEPRFRDEFVLPHLHKLAMVNNMQTVEQKRMDVASQLFEAYSALSCCFISEEVMLNHFLPGLRCLRSDMEHLSPEHEVILSSMVKECELKVESRAMGEPPGSMSIAASLVGEDAKTKFLSKMGQLTTSGAMLANVFQRKK, translated from the exons ATGGCGGCGGGCAGCGTCAACCCGTTCAACACCAGCGACTCGGACGAGGAAGCGGAGCGGAGGCGCGAGCCCAGCCCGAGCGCTGAGCCGCACGGCGCGAGCCTTGCACCGTTCTCCTCGCAGACGGACGCTGAGCCGCGCGCCCTGTCGCTCCCCGGCACCCGCGCGAGCCCCGGCGGGGACGGGGTCCCGACAGAGACGCGCGTGTCGGTGGACGCGGTGGCCGCTCAGCTGCTCCGGGATCAGTACATCCTCACGGCCCTGGAGCTGCACACCGAGCTGCTCGAGGCCGGCCGGGAGCTCCCCCGGCTGCGGGACTACTTCTCTAACCCGGGCAACTTCGAGAGGCAGAGCGGAACTCCGCCCGCCTGCAAAGACCCCGGAGCCGTAGCGCTGA ATCGTACGGGCAGCATCAGCACACTGGACTCTCTGGACTTCACACGCTACTCAGACGACGGGAACCGGGAGTCGGACGAGCGGGTTGCAG TTCTGGAATTTGAACTACGGAAAGCCAAGGAGACCATTCAGGCTCTACGCACCAACCTGACTCAGGCTACAG aatgtGAAATCCCTTCCCAAGAGCGTAAAAACTACAAATCCAGTCCTGAAATTCAG GAGCCCATCCGCCCTTTGGAGAAAAGAGCCTTAAATTTTTTAGTGAATgaatatttgttaaaaaatgaatacaaactATCGTCCATCACTTTCTCTGATGAAAACGATGATCAG gattTTGAACTGTGGGATGACGTGGGTCTGAACACCCCAAAGCCTCCAGATCTCCTGCAGCTCTACCGCAACTGTGGCAGCAGCCAGCTGTCCCCCCGGGAGATGGCAGACGTGGCTGTGGGCATGGACACTAGCGACCTGACCAAGGACTTTATTACCCAGGAGCCTGTGCAAAGGATAGAGACCATCCAG gagCAGGAGATCATACAGGAACTGGAATACCAGATCAGTCTTCTGAACAGTGAGAAACAGAGTCTGGCTGAACAGATAACGCAGCTCCAGAG TAAGATTGAGGGGATGCAGAGGAGTGTGTCCGTTTCTGTGGTAACCCCTGCGGGGTGCCGGTCGTCAGATCCGGGTCTCCCGTGTGAGAGTCCTGTGGATAACGGCCAGTACCTGGACATTCGCCGGCCGACGGAGGTGGATACAGGCTCCGACACCACCCAGACCGCTAGATTGCCAcctgctgcaccacctgccGCAGGGTTGGACTCGGAAAACTCCACCCAGTGCCTCAACATGTTTAAAAGCCCCAGCCAGCACGGCAGGGGGGCGGTGCGGTTTGACCAGCCTAACAG GAAGCTGTCCCCGGCCTTCCACCAAGCACTGCTGTCCTTCTGTCACACGTCCGCGGACAGCCGTCTCGGTTCAGAG GTGTCGTGTATTGCTgacagtgaggagagtgtgATGTTGATGTTGGGTCGCTGTCTGCCTCACATCGTACCAAACGTCCTGCTGGCCAAGCGCGAG gagctCATTCCTCTCATCCTGTGTACGGCGTGTCTCCACCCAGAGCCCAAGGAGAGAGATCAGCTTCTCCACATCCTCTTCAACCTAATCAAGAGGCCAGATGATgaccagag GCAGATGATTCTGACTGGCTGTGTGGCCTTCGCACGCCACGTGGGGCCCACACGGGTTGAGGCAGAGCTTCTGCCGCAGTGCTGGGAACAG ATAAATCATAAGTACCCGGAGAGGAGGCTGTTGGTAGCAGAATCCTGTGGCGCTCTGGCCCCATATCTgcct aaggaGATCCGTAGCTCCCTGGTTCTATCCATGCTACAGCAGATGTTGGCAGAGGACAAAGTGGACTTGGTGCGGGAGGCCGTGGTCCGAAGTCTGGGCATCATCATGGGCTACATTGATGACCCTGATAAATACTCCcag ggctttGAACTAATGCTGCTGTCGCTAAGCGACCTGTCTGAGCGGGTGGTCAGTGCTACACACCAGGTGTTCATCCCTGCGTTCGCAGCCTGGACCACAGAACTGGGCAATCTGCAGTCTCACCTCATCCCCTCTCTACTCACGCGCATAGAGAGACTACTGCAG GGTGAACATGGTTTGGATGAACATAAACTGCACATGTTCCTGTCTGCACTGCAGTCTCTGATCCCACCCCTGTTTGCCGTGGTGCTCCAGAACGCCCCGTTCACCGGCCGCGCCCGACTGGCCAATGAAGTCACTCCGATCGAGG TGACGCGGTTCCCACGCCCAGCCTCTCCCCTCCAGGATGTGTCCACCCTGGTGGGCGGCAGGGAGCAGTTGGCTGCGCTGCTGCATCTGTACGAACACCAGCTCCAGCACGAGGGTACTGCAGGGTGGGACAGACTCCTGTGGGTGGTCAACCAGCT TCTCCCTCGTCTCATAGAGATAGTGGGCGGGATCAacgtctcctcctccacctgtgtGCACGAGTTCTCACGCTTCTTCTGGAGGCTGTGCCGGACGTTTGGCAAAACCTTCACCAACACCAAG GTAAAGCCCCAGTTCCAGGAAATCTTGCGGCTGTCCGAGGAGAACGTGG ATGCCACTGCTGGTAACGGTGTTTTGACCAAGGCTACAGTTCCCATCTATGCAACAGGAGTCCTGACCTGCTACAACCAG GAAGAAGATCGTAAGCTGTTGATTGCTTTCTTGGAGGACGTTATgaccactctgtctctctctcacgctcctcTGGACAGTCTGAAGGCTTCGTTTGTGGAGCTGGG ggccAACCCCGCGTACCATGAGCTGCTGCTGACAGTTCTGTGGTTCGGGGTGGTCCACACCTCGGCTCTGGTCCGCTGCACAGCCGCTCGCATGTTCGAG CTGTTGGTGAAAGGGGTGAATGAAACTCTAGTAGCTCAGAGAGTCGTTCCAGCTCTTATCACACTCTCCAGTGATCCTGAAAT TTCTGTGAGGATCTCCACGATCCCAGCATTCGGGACCATTATGGAGACTGTAACGCAGCGAGAG ttgCTGGAGCGGGTTAAGATGCAGCTGGCCTCTTTTCTGGAGGACCCACAGTATCAGGACCAGCACTCATTACACATGGAGATTATAAAAACGTTTGGGAGGGTGGGACCCAACGCCGAGCCCAGGTTCAGAGATGAGT TTGTTCTTCCTCACCTACACAAGCTGGCCATGGTCAACAACATGCAGACAGTAGAGCAGAAGCGCATGGATGTGGCCAGCCAGCTGTTTGAAGCCTACAGCGCCCTGTCCTGCTGCT